In the Mycolicibacter minnesotensis genome, CGGTGATGAACCGGTAGTCGCGCTGTCCCAGCGCTGGGCGCTCGGCGTAGCCCTCGAAGACGGTGCGCACCAGCTGCGGCAGCCTCAGTCCGGGGCGGTCCGTCTGCGCCCTGACCGCCTCGCTGGGCCGAGCCGCGGCGAATTGCGGATCTGTGGCGTACAACTCGCTGATACGACGTGCCATCCACTCCGGTTGGGCAGCGGTCGTCATATGTTCTCACCCCAGAATCTGTCGGAAAAACCAAGCGGCCGTGGCCACCTCGACGAAGTGGTCAGACTACCGGCAACTCCGCCGGAAGGCGGGACATCTCGTGCCGGACCGAGGCCCAGCGCAAGCTGCTGGCGGCTCTCCACTTCTTCGGGTTCCCCGCTCACCGCGGTGCGGCACCGGCCGTGATAGACCACTAGGCATGCACTGGTACACCGGAAACACCGTCTACGACACCGTCCTGACCGCTGCGTTCGCCTTCGCGGCGTTCGTGATCGTCGGCGGTTTCTTCGGCCAGAGCTCCTACGGCCGGTTCTCCACGACGAAACTCGGCCTGAACCTGAACCCGAAGTTCGGTTGGTGGTTGATGGAGATCCCGGCCACCGTGGTGTTTCTGATCGCCTACCTGAGCGGGCCTGCCCGCTTCGAGCCGACGTCGCTGGTGCTGGCCGGGATCTGGGCACTGCACTACGCCAACCGCGGCTGGTTCTTCCCGCTGGCGATCCGCCAGGTGCCCGGCAAGCGCAGCAGCTTCAATATCTCGGTGGTGGTGATGGGCATGCTCGTCACGTCCATGCACGGATTCCTCAACGGCGCGCTGTTCAGCCACAACTACTTCGGTCGATACGGCACCGAGTGGCTGACCGACCCGCGGTTCCTGGTGGGCCTGGCGGTCTACCTGTGCGGCTTCGCACTGCTGGTCAACTCCGAGTCGATCGTGCGCAATCTGCGCG is a window encoding:
- a CDS encoding phosphatidylethanolamine N-methyltransferase family domain-containing protein, whose amino-acid sequence is MHWYTGNTVYDTVLTAAFAFAAFVIVGGFFGQSSYGRFSTTKLGLNLNPKFGWWLMEIPATVVFLIAYLSGPARFEPTSLVLAGIWALHYANRGWFFPLAIRQVPGKRSSFNISVVVMGMLVTSMHGFLNGALFSHNYFGRYGTEWLTDPRFLVGLAVYLCGFALLVNSESIVRNLRDKHAPGGAEYRIPFGGGFRLVTSPAYLGEMIAWTGFAILTWALPGVAILLITAGNLIPRALGTHKWYQEKFVDYPTDRKALVPFLI